DNA from Bacillus sp. Marseille-P3661:
AAAGCCATTTTGGAAAACCAAAATTCAGTATTGACTGTTTCGACTTATTTGGATGGAGAATACGGTCATAAGGATATATTTATTGGTGTTCCTGCAATCGTAAATCGGTCAGGTATTCGAGAAGTAGTTGAAATTGATTTAGATGAGGAAGAGAAAAAGAAGTTCGACCATTCGGTACAAGTATTAAAGAAAACAATGGAACCTATACTCGATTAATTACAGAACCAGAGGGACAGGTCCACTGGCCCGTTTTTACTTGCTTAGGACCACCGTACCTGTCCCTCTGGTTCTCCCTCGTTATTATCGAATGAATTCATCTATTACATGTAAAATGGTTGGGATTGTGGCATGGTCGGCAGGTTCTAAGTCAATATGTTGCCAAAGAATCTCTCCTGAGGTATCAATTAGCCACGTTCCTCCTAGTTGATATACATCCTGTCGAAACATGGCGTTTTTCACGATTTTCATTTGTTCAGGATCTTTCGGGAAAATTTCTCGTATTCTCCCAGCAAAAAGATACTGGCTCATTATTTTTACTGATTTTACAATAGAAACTCGCTTTAGTGGAAGTTCTTTATATGCATTGAGGTTTGGATCACCTAAGATTTTATAAGGATAAGGACCATAGACTTTTAAAAACTGTTTTATTTGATCTGAGTCTGCTGGAACAACAGCGATAATCGATACTCCTTTATTTTGAATAGTATCTACCTGCTCACGCAACTGCGCGAGGAAATTCCGACAAATCGGTCAACCTATATGCCTTAATAATACTAAAAGAATAGGTTTTTCCTTAATCAAATCAGACAATAGAACTTGCACATTTTGTTCTTCAGTAACAAACCTGTAATTCATCTCAACACTCCTCAAACTTGAGAATAAACCTGATTAATAGTATCACAATCTTATATATTTTATTACAAAAGGTTCAGAATTTAGTATTGCTTTTTTATTATTTATTACCTCGATTGTATATTAAGCGATCGGTTTAATTAAACCATCGCCCCCAGTAGTTATTGCATTTCACAGAATTCTTTTTAAGAGTTAAGAAACGGAAACCATTCCTGTAGTGTAAAAAGCTTACATATTTTCAGCTAATTAATATTTAGCAAAAACACATGTTAGCGAAGTAATGGTTCCAATGTTCTGTTCACTATCCTATATATTTCTACTTTATCTTCCCTACTTAAAACTTTAGAATGAACCATCATTTCGATCTATAGTTTTTCAGAAGTGGAATTTATGAATTCTTTCCCCCTTAACATTTATTCAAATTTAGTAGATTGGCTAGCTGCCCAAATAACAATGGGAATAAGCAGTAATGAAAGCACAGTACAAACAATTGAAAGAGTTGCATAACTAGAATGTGCTACAACCATTCCTGATAAGCCTCCTCCTAAAGTTCCCGACAAAGCAATACAAACATCTACAGAGCCCTGCGTCTTAGCTCTTGTAGAAGGTGGAGTTGAATCTACAAGAATTGCTGTCCCACTAATTAAACCAAAATTCCAGCCAAGCCCAAGTAAAGCAAGTGCTGTTATGAGTACACCCATTGAATCCGCAGGTCCTATAGCAGCTAAAATGCCAGAAACAAGTAGCGTAATGGCAGAAGCAATTGCCATAACAGAACGGCCAATTTTATCTACAAGAAAACCAGTTACTAACGACGGCAAAAACATAGCACCTATATGAAATCCAATAACAAGTCCTACTTCATCCAAACCATGTCCATGGTGTCCCATATGAATGGGTGTCATTGTCATAATTGCCATCATCACCAATTGAGTTAGAACCATTACTGCAGCCCCTGTAAAAATCCCTCGCCTGTTGATCGATGACGAATTAGACTGTTCCCCTAAAGGTAAATTACCGCTTGTTGTTTGAGCATCTGATATTGCTTTTGCAACAATAAAGGGATCAGGACGAAGTAAAAAGAATAAAACTAAACCAGCAAGTATATACGCTGCAGCAGCTAATATAAACGGACCAGCTAAGGTAGGAATTCCTATGGATGACGCAAACTCACCCATTATATCCGCAAGATTTGGCCCTGCAATAGCACCGAATGTGGTGGAAACCATGCCCATGCTAATAGCCTTTGCTCTTTGTGTTGAGTTTGCCAAGTCAGTTCCTGCGTAGCGTGCTTGTAAGTTTGTAGCCGTTCCAGCCCCGTAGATAAGCAATGAAATAAATAAAAGTAGAATGCTATTCATTAATGCAGAAATAACTACTCCTATGGCCCCGATACCTCCAGCCAAAAATCCTACGGTAAGTCCAGTACGACGACCAAATCGCTGAGAAAATCGTCCCACAAGGAGTGCAGCCCCTGCTGACCCCAAAGTAAATAACGCCGTTGGAATTCCTGTTATACTTTCTGTACCAAACATATCTTGAGCTAGAAGTGCCCCCACTGTTATTCCTGCTGCAAGTCCTGCTCCACCAAAAATTTGGGATATAACAACAACAATTAACGTTCTTTTATATAATTGTTGTTGTTTATCTGAAGAATTTATGTAGCTTTTTAACTTAGATGAATGAACGTCAAACACTTTTTCATATTCTTTAGGTAACACAACCTATCCCACCTTTCTAATCTATTACTTATTTAGCTCCAAATAGATATGAATCATCGTAACACGCACAAAAAAACCATACAATGCTATAATTGTATGGCGAACAATATATTAGCTAAGACCGCTTAGTAAACGTTTAAGGATAATTAATCCTCGCTCAAGCTCTCCAATCGTTTCCGGTGCACAGACAGCAACCCTTACAGCCCTCTCTGGACAACTATTTCCAACTACAAAACGTTCAGCTGCATACACTTGTACCCCCTGCTGTGCAGCTAACTTTTCAAATTCAGCACCTGTAATTTTTCCAGGTAATAACAACCAACGGAAGATGCCTGTATCAACACCTAAACACGTATAGTCTGCCAAATATCGATTTACGACTTGGTTTCTGCGAATAGTTTGTTTTTGATGCTCCTCAATTAAGACTTCAAATTGGTTCGATACAATAGTACGTGCACCCAGTTCTGCTAGTAACGGGGAAACTGATACATTTAAATTATAAAGTGCCTTTGAAATTGGCTCCTTAAATTGACTCGGAACTGCTACATAGGCGAGTCGTAACCCCGGCGCTATTGATTTCGATAAGCTCGCAATGTAGATGACCTGTTCTGGTGCAAAAGATGCAACTGCTGGAAGTGGTTCTTTGTTGAGGAGATGATACGACGCATCTTCAATAATGAACTGATTATGCTTTTTGGCAATTGCTGCAATCTCTTTTCGATTCTCGACAGACATAAAGCAAGCTGTCGGATTATGATAATCTGGAATCAAATAAACGCCTTTAATATTGTCATTTTTGCACGCATATTCCAAGGCAGTGGGACTCATTTCATAGTTCACTGATTTTATCGGTACTAATTGCACACTAAGCATCGCTGCAACAGTTTTTAAACCAGGGTAAGTATGATAATCAACTCCAATGCGATCTCCAGGCTTGCAAAGACTAGCCAGTGTGGCAGCAATCGCATTTTGACCCCCATTTGCAAATAAAATGTGATCAACTGTTGTTTCAAACCCACCTCTTCGGATTAACTTTATAGCTGCATCCTTTTGCCAAAGGCTTTCGCCTGCACGACCATAACTAAACCATTTTTCATAATCGGTTTCTTGTAGCATGTTTTTCAATTGGAGTAGTAGTGGCTCGTATGAAGCATTATCTGGTAGTGTCGCTCCCATTTCAATTAAATGTCTCGGCTTTTTATCTTCAAGTAAATACGAATTCGATAACGCATCATACGATACAAATGTGCCACTTCCAACAGTGGCACTTAACAAGCCCTTTAACTCACACATTTTAACCGCTTTTGAAATGGTACTCAAATTTAAATCTAAATAATCTGCCAGTTCTCGCTGTGGAGGAAGTTTTGTACCAGGTAATAAAACTCCGTCTAAAATATCCTGTTCCAATTGCCCTGCGAGTGCTTGATAAATTGGCTTTTCAGTTTTATCAATCGATGGTTTCCAGCTCATCGGATAATTTTCAAAAGAATTAATCGGCATGATATGCATCCTTTTTTATACAATTTTTTAATAATTCAGCATCCTTTATTATAACCCCTTGTCCCTTAATTGCACTAGGGCAGGTTAGTATTAGGACATTATTTCTCTAATGCCCTTCAGCGGATTGATAGCAGTGCTCCTTACAGCATTAGAGGAATTTCCCTTCTATTATCCATTGGAAAGTTCATATATTTTTGATGCTGTATCAGATTTGCGTGCACAAAGATCGGATACAGTCTTAGTTCAAAAGTTTTCAAGCTTTTTACCATTAAAAAAAGAGAAACCGTAGCGGCTACTCTTACTTACAAGCATTTTGGTTTTTCTGATGAACTTTTGTGACTTCTTCTAACACTTTTTCTATAAGGTGAATAACTTCTTCTGGCATTTCAATTCCATCCCAATGAAGTCCTCTCTTACTACACTCTTCTTTAAGTCTATTTTGAATGGACACCTCAATATTTCTCTCATCTGTAAGTCCTAATATATAATCAACCGATACACCATATAATTTGGCCAAACTTTTTAACTTATCTAATGGTGGTTGCCGGTATTTTGTTTCGTAGGATGCATA
Protein-coding regions in this window:
- a CDS encoding MFS transporter yields the protein MLPKEYEKVFDVHSSKLKSYINSSDKQQQLYKRTLIVVVISQIFGGAGLAAGITVGALLAQDMFGTESITGIPTALFTLGSAGAALLVGRFSQRFGRRTGLTVGFLAGGIGAIGVVISALMNSILLLFISLLIYGAGTATNLQARYAGTDLANSTQRAKAISMGMVSTTFGAIAGPNLADIMGEFASSIGIPTLAGPFILAAAAYILAGLVLFFLLRPDPFIVAKAISDAQTTSGNLPLGEQSNSSSINRRGIFTGAAVMVLTQLVMMAIMTMTPIHMGHHGHGLDEVGLVIGFHIGAMFLPSLVTGFLVDKIGRSVMAIASAITLLVSGILAAIGPADSMGVLITALALLGLGWNFGLISGTAILVDSTPPSTRAKTQGSVDVCIALSGTLGGGLSGMVVAHSSYATLSIVCTVLSLLLIPIVIWAASQSTKFE
- a CDS encoding peroxiredoxin-like family protein, whose protein sequence is MCRNFLAQLREQVDTIQNKGVSIIAVVPADSDQIKQFLKVYGPYPYKILGDPNLNAYKELPLKRVSIVKSVKIMSQYLFAGRIREIFPKDPEQMKIVKNAMFRQDVYQLGGTWLIDTSGEILWQHIDLEPADHATIPTILHVIDEFIR
- a CDS encoding aminotransferase-like domain-containing protein; translation: MPINSFENYPMSWKPSIDKTEKPIYQALAGQLEQDILDGVLLPGTKLPPQRELADYLDLNLSTISKAVKMCELKGLLSATVGSGTFVSYDALSNSYLLEDKKPRHLIEMGATLPDNASYEPLLLQLKNMLQETDYEKWFSYGRAGESLWQKDAAIKLIRRGGFETTVDHILFANGGQNAIAATLASLCKPGDRIGVDYHTYPGLKTVAAMLSVQLVPIKSVNYEMSPTALEYACKNDNIKGVYLIPDYHNPTACFMSVENRKEIAAIAKKHNQFIIEDASYHLLNKEPLPAVASFAPEQVIYIASLSKSIAPGLRLAYVAVPSQFKEPISKALYNLNVSVSPLLAELGARTIVSNQFEVLIEEHQKQTIRRNQVVNRYLADYTCLGVDTGIFRWLLLPGKITGAEFEKLAAQQGVQVYAAERFVVGNSCPERAVRVAVCAPETIGELERGLIILKRLLSGLS
- a CDS encoding helix-turn-helix domain-containing protein; translated protein: MYGKRLKELRIEHRYTLEDVGKIIGIKKSSYASYETKYRQPPLDKLKSLAKLYGVSVDYILGLTDERNIEVSIQNRLKEECSKRGLHWDGIEMPEEVIHLIEKVLEEVTKVHQKNQNACK